One stretch of Prunus persica cultivar Lovell chromosome G1, Prunus_persica_NCBIv2, whole genome shotgun sequence DNA includes these proteins:
- the LOC18790045 gene encoding 5-formyltetrahydrofolate cyclo-ligase, mitochondrial isoform X1 — MFSHSRASASELINRAKEAVTLITQPRTLASPPLFTSRPANEHLASQSHRSFATMNRNDDPIEALFQQKRSLRSRMRKELRNMDPVRRSEEDAAIQSIVVNNPWFKSSKSVCAYISSPALREVDTTRIVSEILSKPANGSDVPNRKKLYVPRVEDRNSNMRMLRISSVDDLIVNSMNILEPALSDSEGKQHEDEDLKDLFVTVMEARDPVDLFILPGDIFNPAHNYLYCIVLCCLTSIFILGLAFDRCGRRLGRSGGYYDLFLKKYQELTKERKWKEPLRVALSYSIQIVEEGAIAVTSNDVSVDALVSPAGVIPISPAAWERSMG; from the exons ATGTTCAGTCACAGTAGAGCAAGCGCGAGCGAGCTCATAAACAGGGCAAAGGAGGCAGTGACGCTCATCACCCAGCCGCGCACGTTAGCTTCTCCTCCCCTTTTCACCTCGCGCCCCGCTAACGAACACCTTGCGTCCCAATCTCACCGCTCCTTCGCCACCATGAACCGGAACGACGACCCAATCGAAGCTCTATTCCAGCAGAAGCGCTCGCTCCGGTCCAGAATGCGCAAAGAGCTCAGAAACATGGACCCGGTTCGAAGATCCGAAGAAG ATGCTGCAATTCAGAGCATTGTTGTAAATAATCCCTGGTTCAAATCTAGCAAGAGTGTATGTGCTTACATTAGCTCCCCTGCTTTACGAGAAGTCGATACGACAAGAATTGTTTCAGAAATTTTATCCAAACCAGCCAATG GGAGTGATGTGCCGAACAGGAAAAAGCTTTATGTTCCTCGTGTAGAGGATAGGAATAGCAATATGAGAATGCTCAGGATTTCCAGTGTTGATGATTTGATTGTGAACTCAATGAACATTTTGGAACCAGCTCTTTCAGATTCTGAGGGGAAGCAGCATGAAGATG AGGACCTGAAGGACCTATTTGTTACAGTTATGGAGGCAAGGGATCCAGTTGACTTGTTCATCCTACCTGGTGATATTTTTAACCCTGctcataattatttatattgtatagttttatgTTGTCTCACTTCAATCTTTATTCTAGGGCTTGCATTTGACAGATGTGGAAGGCGTTTAGGCCGTAGTGGAGG CTACTATGATTTGTTCCTAAAGAAGTACCAAGAGCTTACAAAGGAACGAAAATGGAAGGAGCCCCTTCGTG TTGCACTTTCATATTCTATACAGATCGTGGAGGAAGGAGCCATAGCTGTCACTTCAAATGATGTTTCTGTGGATGCTCTTGTATCTCCAGCCGGTGTCATTCCGATAAGCCCTGCTGCTTGGGAGAG GAGCATGGGTTAA
- the LOC18790045 gene encoding 5-formyltetrahydrofolate cyclo-ligase, mitochondrial isoform X3, with product MFSHSRASASELINRAKEAVTLITQPRTLASPPLFTSRPANEHLASQSHRSFATMNRNDDPIEALFQQKRSLRSRMRKELRNMDPVRRSEEDAAIQSIVVNNPWFKSSKSVCAYISSPALREVDTTRIVSEILSKPANGSDVPNRKKLYVPRVEDRNSNMRMLRISSVDDLIVNSMNILEPALSDSEGKQHEDEDLKDLFVTVMEARDPVDLFILPGLAFDRCGRRLGRSGGYYDLFLKKYQELTKERKWKEPLRVALSYSIQIVEEGAIAVTSNDVSVDALVSPAGVIPISPAAWERSMG from the exons ATGTTCAGTCACAGTAGAGCAAGCGCGAGCGAGCTCATAAACAGGGCAAAGGAGGCAGTGACGCTCATCACCCAGCCGCGCACGTTAGCTTCTCCTCCCCTTTTCACCTCGCGCCCCGCTAACGAACACCTTGCGTCCCAATCTCACCGCTCCTTCGCCACCATGAACCGGAACGACGACCCAATCGAAGCTCTATTCCAGCAGAAGCGCTCGCTCCGGTCCAGAATGCGCAAAGAGCTCAGAAACATGGACCCGGTTCGAAGATCCGAAGAAG ATGCTGCAATTCAGAGCATTGTTGTAAATAATCCCTGGTTCAAATCTAGCAAGAGTGTATGTGCTTACATTAGCTCCCCTGCTTTACGAGAAGTCGATACGACAAGAATTGTTTCAGAAATTTTATCCAAACCAGCCAATG GGAGTGATGTGCCGAACAGGAAAAAGCTTTATGTTCCTCGTGTAGAGGATAGGAATAGCAATATGAGAATGCTCAGGATTTCCAGTGTTGATGATTTGATTGTGAACTCAATGAACATTTTGGAACCAGCTCTTTCAGATTCTGAGGGGAAGCAGCATGAAGATG AGGACCTGAAGGACCTATTTGTTACAGTTATGGAGGCAAGGGATCCAGTTGACTTGTTCATCCTACCTG GGCTTGCATTTGACAGATGTGGAAGGCGTTTAGGCCGTAGTGGAGG CTACTATGATTTGTTCCTAAAGAAGTACCAAGAGCTTACAAAGGAACGAAAATGGAAGGAGCCCCTTCGTG TTGCACTTTCATATTCTATACAGATCGTGGAGGAAGGAGCCATAGCTGTCACTTCAAATGATGTTTCTGTGGATGCTCTTGTATCTCCAGCCGGTGTCATTCCGATAAGCCCTGCTGCTTGGGAGAG GAGCATGGGTTAA
- the LOC18790045 gene encoding 5-formyltetrahydrofolate cyclo-ligase, mitochondrial isoform X2 produces the protein MFSHSRASASELINRAKEAVTLITQPRTLASPPLFTSRPANEHLASQSHRSFATMNRNDDPIEALFQQKRSLRSRMRKELRNMDPVRRSEEDAAIQSIVVNNPWFKSSKSVCAYISSPALREVDTTRIVSEILSKPANGSDVPNRKKLYVPRVEDRNSNMRMLRISSVDDLIVNSMNILEPALSDSEGKQHEDVMEARDPVDLFILPGDIFNPAHNYLYCIVLCCLTSIFILGLAFDRCGRRLGRSGGYYDLFLKKYQELTKERKWKEPLRVALSYSIQIVEEGAIAVTSNDVSVDALVSPAGVIPISPAAWERSMG, from the exons ATGTTCAGTCACAGTAGAGCAAGCGCGAGCGAGCTCATAAACAGGGCAAAGGAGGCAGTGACGCTCATCACCCAGCCGCGCACGTTAGCTTCTCCTCCCCTTTTCACCTCGCGCCCCGCTAACGAACACCTTGCGTCCCAATCTCACCGCTCCTTCGCCACCATGAACCGGAACGACGACCCAATCGAAGCTCTATTCCAGCAGAAGCGCTCGCTCCGGTCCAGAATGCGCAAAGAGCTCAGAAACATGGACCCGGTTCGAAGATCCGAAGAAG ATGCTGCAATTCAGAGCATTGTTGTAAATAATCCCTGGTTCAAATCTAGCAAGAGTGTATGTGCTTACATTAGCTCCCCTGCTTTACGAGAAGTCGATACGACAAGAATTGTTTCAGAAATTTTATCCAAACCAGCCAATG GGAGTGATGTGCCGAACAGGAAAAAGCTTTATGTTCCTCGTGTAGAGGATAGGAATAGCAATATGAGAATGCTCAGGATTTCCAGTGTTGATGATTTGATTGTGAACTCAATGAACATTTTGGAACCAGCTCTTTCAGATTCTGAGGGGAAGCAGCATGAAGATG TTATGGAGGCAAGGGATCCAGTTGACTTGTTCATCCTACCTGGTGATATTTTTAACCCTGctcataattatttatattgtatagttttatgTTGTCTCACTTCAATCTTTATTCTAGGGCTTGCATTTGACAGATGTGGAAGGCGTTTAGGCCGTAGTGGAGG CTACTATGATTTGTTCCTAAAGAAGTACCAAGAGCTTACAAAGGAACGAAAATGGAAGGAGCCCCTTCGTG TTGCACTTTCATATTCTATACAGATCGTGGAGGAAGGAGCCATAGCTGTCACTTCAAATGATGTTTCTGTGGATGCTCTTGTATCTCCAGCCGGTGTCATTCCGATAAGCCCTGCTGCTTGGGAGAG GAGCATGGGTTAA
- the LOC18790045 gene encoding 5-formyltetrahydrofolate cyclo-ligase, mitochondrial isoform X4 — protein sequence MFSHSRASASELINRAKEAVTLITQPRTLASPPLFTSRPANEHLASQSHRSFATMNRNDDPIEALFQQKRSLRSRMRKELRNMDPVRRSEEDAAIQSIVVNNPWFKSSKSVCAYISSPALREVDTTRIVSEILSKPANGSDVPNRKKLYVPRVEDRNSNMRMLRISSVDDLIVNSMNILEPALSDSEGKQHEDVMEARDPVDLFILPGLAFDRCGRRLGRSGGYYDLFLKKYQELTKERKWKEPLRVALSYSIQIVEEGAIAVTSNDVSVDALVSPAGVIPISPAAWERSMG from the exons ATGTTCAGTCACAGTAGAGCAAGCGCGAGCGAGCTCATAAACAGGGCAAAGGAGGCAGTGACGCTCATCACCCAGCCGCGCACGTTAGCTTCTCCTCCCCTTTTCACCTCGCGCCCCGCTAACGAACACCTTGCGTCCCAATCTCACCGCTCCTTCGCCACCATGAACCGGAACGACGACCCAATCGAAGCTCTATTCCAGCAGAAGCGCTCGCTCCGGTCCAGAATGCGCAAAGAGCTCAGAAACATGGACCCGGTTCGAAGATCCGAAGAAG ATGCTGCAATTCAGAGCATTGTTGTAAATAATCCCTGGTTCAAATCTAGCAAGAGTGTATGTGCTTACATTAGCTCCCCTGCTTTACGAGAAGTCGATACGACAAGAATTGTTTCAGAAATTTTATCCAAACCAGCCAATG GGAGTGATGTGCCGAACAGGAAAAAGCTTTATGTTCCTCGTGTAGAGGATAGGAATAGCAATATGAGAATGCTCAGGATTTCCAGTGTTGATGATTTGATTGTGAACTCAATGAACATTTTGGAACCAGCTCTTTCAGATTCTGAGGGGAAGCAGCATGAAGATG TTATGGAGGCAAGGGATCCAGTTGACTTGTTCATCCTACCTG GGCTTGCATTTGACAGATGTGGAAGGCGTTTAGGCCGTAGTGGAGG CTACTATGATTTGTTCCTAAAGAAGTACCAAGAGCTTACAAAGGAACGAAAATGGAAGGAGCCCCTTCGTG TTGCACTTTCATATTCTATACAGATCGTGGAGGAAGGAGCCATAGCTGTCACTTCAAATGATGTTTCTGTGGATGCTCTTGTATCTCCAGCCGGTGTCATTCCGATAAGCCCTGCTGCTTGGGAGAG GAGCATGGGTTAA